A genomic region of Anopheles coustani chromosome 3, idAnoCousDA_361_x.2, whole genome shotgun sequence contains the following coding sequences:
- the LOC131260252 gene encoding ATP-binding cassette subfamily C member 4-like has product MEAITRKLPPNPRQNASIFSTLTFWWTIDLFRKGYSKVLELQDLFRPLDVDRSDALGDRLEKKWFEQQAGPGRPSLVKAIFKTFWREYGVLGIITVFNDIFIRLAQPIFLGQLLLYFRKDTDVTRESAFYYAGAIVLLNAMSVVTINQYVLGSFQNGMKVRIAVCSLIYRKALRLSRTALGDTAPGKVVNLLSNDVNRFDIVSVFLHSMWSAPLLAIIIGILLYIEIGVAGLIGMIVIFIVTPIQSYTGKLTSRFRLQTALRTDERIRLMDEIISGIQVIKMYAWERPFAKLISRARQMELKIVKKSAYVRGLYMTFLLFTTRMALFCTMMAMALLGDELTAARVFVVATYFGILANTMSAMFVRGIAEIAEAMVAMKRLQKFLEYDEKVEEALPESKQKLLAELGLNGDVSEEKQKLIESDAQLPANVAVSMRSVTARWGAVKQQPVVGAPKVRNGGVSHKDKRITQNEDSETLPPTTLANVNVEFRKGILIGVIGPVGAGKSSLLQAILRELPVETGTIVSRGKFAYVSQEPWVFAGTVRQNILFGQPMEKDRYEAVVKACALVTDFEQLPDGDRTMIGERGAALSGGQKARISLARAVYRRADVYLLDDPLSAVDAHVGKHLFDLCVGPHGRLGSLKTTRILVTHQVHFLKEADWVVVLNEGRVQAQGTPHELSQSGIDFVELVERKTDEEGGGDTDGSISGTGDKRSRRDSRASARSGSSSVHDLSDEEQKLDERERAADAPVQSNMEGTSRGMVQGSVLLNYIRSGANPVIMFGLLILFLATQLAASGADYWVSFWTSQEEQRLFQKAHQETVTNNTDGSLPPVVGEQRTLLSTDMCMAIHGALVSSIFIIAICRSISFYKTSVRASQNLHDSMFKGCVSTSMRFYDTNPSGRILNRFSKDMGSVDELLPKACLDATQIILSLCGTIVVTVTVNPMFLVPLFLLGIVFWFVRRIFLKTSKNIKRLEGITRSPVFSHLAASLAGLPTIRAFGAQGELIREFDAHQDIHTASFYMFITASSAFGFALDLLCLVFVFIVVFSFLLIEQDTFADQVGLAITQAMALTGMMQWGIRQSAEVANFMMSVERLLEYRDLAPEWQPVEPRVPNKNWPEAGRIEFRNVTYRYFEGAPAVLRDLSFVIRPREKIGIVGRTGAGKSSLIGALFRLAQVEGEVLIDGINTAEITLESLRSKVSIIPQDPVLFSGTLRRNLDPFEDYPDVELWSALEQVELKELANTPAGLQMAVAAGGSNFSVGQRQLICLARAILRSNHVLVLDEATANVDPTTDRLIQDTIRYKFTDCTVLTIAHRLNTIMDSDRVLVMDAGQAVELGTPYELLQLPMGIFSDMVAATGPSESERLQQIARQAYEQTLAVANKTQ; this is encoded by the exons aAAATGGTTCGAGCAACAGGCCGGACCGGGGCGACCATCGCTGGTAAAGGCAATCTTCAAAACATTCTGGCGAGAGTACGGCGTGCTCGGCATTATTACCGTGTTCAATGACATCTTCATTCGGCTGGCGCAGCCCATCTTCCTCGGCCAACTGCTGCTTTATTTCCG CAAAGACACGGACGTAACCCGCGAGAGTGCCTTCTATTACGCCGGCGCTATCGTCCTGCTGAACGCGATGAGTGTAGTCACGATCAACCAGTACGTGCTGGGGAGCTTCCAGAATGGTATGAAGGTGCGAATCGCTGTATGCAGTTTGATCTACCGTAAGGCATTGCGCCTTTCCCGGACTGCCCTCGGAGACACTGCGCCCGGGAAGGTGGTCAATCTCCTGTCGAACGACGTAAACCGCTTCGATATCGTGTCCGTGTTTCTTCACTCCATGTGGTCTGCTCCACTGCTGGCCATCATCATTGGCATCCTGCTGTACATCGAGATCGGCGTGGCTGGCCTGATTGGGATGATCGTGATATTCATCGTTACTCCGATCCAGTCCTATACCGGCAAGCTAACTTCACGTTTCCGGCTCCAGACGGCCCTCCGCACGGACGAGCGCATCCGGCTGATGGACGAGATCATTTCCGGCATACAGGTGATTAAGATGTACGCCTGGGAGCGCCCGTTCGCGAAGCTGATCAGCCGCGCCCGCCAGATGGAGCTGAAGATCGTGAAGAAGAGTGCGTACGTGCGCGGGCTGTACATGACGTTCCTACTGTTTACCACACGTATGGCACTATTTTGCACGATGATGGCAATGGCGCTGCTCGGCGATGAGCTGACGGCGGCCCGGGTGTTCGTGGTGGCAACATACTTCGGCATTCTGGCGAACACCATGTCGGCGATGTTTGTGCGCGGCATAGCGGAGATCGCGGAAGCGATGGTAGCAATGAAACGGCTGCAGAAGTTCCTCGAGTACGACGAGAAGGTAGAGGAAGCACTACCCGAAAGCAAACAGAAGTTGCTGGCGGAACTGGGCCTCAATGGGGATGTGTCGGAGGAGAAGCAAAAGCTGATCGAGTCGGACGCCCAGCTACCGGCGAATGTGGCCGTGTCGATGCGGAGTGTAACGGCCCGCTGGGGAGCGGTTAAACAGCAGCCAGTGGTTGGAGCCCCGAAAGTACGTAACGGCGGCGTATCCCACAAGGACAAGCGGATCACACAAAACGAAGACTCAGAAACCCTACCCCCGACGACGCTGGCGAATGTAAACGTTGAGTTCCGCAAAGGAATCCTGATCGGTGTGATCGGCCCCGTCGGTGCCGGTAAGTCTTCGCTACTGCAGGCAATTCTTCGTGAGCTACCCGTTGAAACGGGGACGATCGTGAGTCGGGGAAAGTTTGCTTACGTCAGCCAGGAACCGTGGGTTTTCGCCGGCACTGTTCGGCAAAACATTCTCTTCGGACAACCGATGGAAAAGGATCGTTATGAAGCGGTCGTAAAAGCGTGTGCCCTCGTCACCGACTTTGAACAGCTGCCGGATGGTGATCGGACTATGATTGGGGAGCGTGGTGCCGCCCTGTCCGGTGGTCAGAAGGCACGCATTAGCTTAGCCCGAGCAGTGTATCGACGGGCCGACGTGTATCTCCTGGATGATCCACTCAGTGCGGTCGATGCACATGTTGGAAAGCATCTGTTTGATCTATGTGTTGGCCCGCACGGACGGCTGGGGTCACTGAAAACGACGCGCATACTGGTCACACATCAGGTCCACTTCCTGAAGGAAGCCGACTGGGTTGTGGTGTTGAATGAGGGGCGTGTGCAAGCACAGGGCACCCCGCACGAGTTGTCTCAAAGTGGAATTGACTTTGTGGAGCTAGTCGAACGTAAAACAGATGAAGAGGGTGGCGGCGATACGGACGGATCGATCAGTGGTACAGGGGACAAACGTAGCCGGCGCGATTCGCGAGCTTCGGCGCGCTCGGGTAGTTCCTCGGTCCACGATTTGTCCGATGAGGAGCAGAAGCTGGACGAACGGGAACGAGCGGCCGATGCTCCCGTCCAGAGCAACATGGAGGGTACCTCGCGGGGAATGGTGCAAGGCTCGGTACTGCTGAACTACATCCGCAGCGGGGCGAACCCAGTAATCATGTTCGGGTTACTGATTCTGTTTCTCGCCACGCAGCTTGCCGCTAGCGGGGCCGACTATTGGGTTTCCTTTTG GACCTCCCAAGAGGAGCAGAGATTGTTCCAGAAGGCGCACCAGGAAACGGTTACAAACAACACTGATGGAAGCTTGCCCCCAGTGGTCGGCGAGCAGCGGACCCTACTTAGTACGGACATGTGCATGGCCATCCATGGTGCGCTGGtcagcagcatatttatcattGCTATTTGCAG ATCGATCAGTTTCTACAAAACTTCGGTACGCGCATCACAGAACCTGCACGACAGCATGTTCAAGGGCTGCGTATCGACGTCGATGAGGTTCTATGACACAAACCCGTCCGGCCGGATTCTGAATCGCTTCTCGAAGGACATGGGATCGGTAGATGAACTGCTGCCCAAGGCGTGCCTCGATGCCACGCAAATCATTCTAAGCCTGTGCGGAACGATCGTCGTGACCGTGACCGTGAATCCCATGTTCCTCGTGCCACTATTCTTGCTTGGCATCGTGTTCTGGTTCGTTCGGCGCATCTTTCTGAAGACGTCGAAAAACATCAAGCGACTCGAGGGCATCACGCGATCCCCAGTGTTCTCCCATCTCGCCGCTTCGCTGGCCGGCCTACCGACGATCCGAGCGTTCGGTGCACAGGGCGAGCTGATACGGGAATTTGACGCCCACCAGGACATCCATACGGCCTCGTTCTATATGTTCATCACGGCAAGCTCGGCTTTTGGGTTCGCGCTCGATCTGCTCTgtcttgtgtttgtgtttatcgTGGTGTTCAGTTTTCTGCTGATCGAACAGGATACTTTTGCTGATCAGGTAGGCCTGGCGATCACACAGGCGATGGCCCTCACGGGAATGATGCAGTGGGGTATACGGCAGAGCGCCGAGGTGGCAAACTTCATGATGTCTGTCGAGCGGTTGCTGGAGTATCGGGATCTAGCGCCAGAATGGCAACCCGTCGAACCACGCGTTCCGAACAAAAACTGGCCGGAGGCGGGTAGAATCGAGTTCCGTAACGTTACCTATCGTTACTTCGAAGGAGCACCGGCTGTGTTACGCGACCTTTCGTTTGTCATACGGCCACGGGAAAAGATTGGCATTGTCGGACGAACGGGTGCCGGCAAGTCTTCACTCATCGGTGCACTGTTCCGGTTGGCACAGGTCGAGGGAGAGGTGCTGATCGATGGCATTAACACGGCCGAAATTACGCTGGAAAGCCTGCGCTCGAAGGTGTCGATCATCCCGCAGGATCCGGTTCTATTTTCCGGGACGCTACGCCGTAATTTGGACCCATTCGAGGATTACCCCGATGTGGAGCTGTGGAGTGCGCTGGAGCAGGTTGAGCTGAAGGAACTTGCCAATACGCCGGCCGGCCTACAAATGGCGGTGGCGGCTGGTGGGTCGAACTTTAGTGTCGGCCAACGGCAGCTGATCTGTCTCGCTCGTGCGATCCTACGTAGCAATCATGTCCTGGTACTCGACGAAGCCACTGCCAACGTTGATCCGAC CACCGATCGTTTGATCCAAGACACGATACGATACAAGTTTACCGACTGCACCGTTCTAACGATCGCTCATCGACTAAATACTATCATGGATTCGGACCGAGTGCTTGTAATGGACGCCGGGCAGGCCGTTGAGTTAGGCACACCGTACGAGCTGCTGCAGCTTCCGATGGGTATCTTCAGTGATATGGTGGCGGCAACGGGACCATCCGAATCCGAGCGGCTACAGCAAATCGCGCGTCAAGCGTACGAACAAACATTGGCGGTGGCAAACAAAACGCAGTGA